A single Cupriavidus sp. D39 DNA region contains:
- a CDS encoding MarR family winged helix-turn-helix transcriptional regulator has protein sequence MRQVTLADYVGLEGASLVRLVDQLSAAGLVRREVDANDRRANALWLTDAGEALAEKLEAELKHLRASVFADISEQDFEGAMRVLNALARAAESTPNTVSGS, from the coding sequence GTGCGCCAGGTCACCTTGGCGGACTATGTCGGGCTGGAAGGCGCATCGCTGGTGCGCCTGGTTGACCAGCTTTCCGCGGCGGGCCTTGTGCGCCGGGAAGTGGATGCGAACGATCGCAGGGCCAATGCGCTCTGGCTCACCGATGCCGGCGAGGCGCTTGCCGAAAAACTCGAGGCTGAGCTCAAGCATCTGCGGGCCAGCGTCTTTGCTGACATCAGCGAACAGGATTTCGAGGGCGCCATGCGCGTGCTCAATGCGCTCGCCCGCGCAGCCGAGTCCACCCCCAACACTGTTTCCGGGTCGTAA
- a CDS encoding MetQ/NlpA family ABC transporter substrate-binding protein, which produces MSNFSGFSFPALRKALSIAVATLGIVASGATMAQEQTLRVGTVSGPDAQVWQVVQKAAKRQGLNIKVVEFNDYVQPNAALDAGDLDANSFQHQPYLDSQVKQRGYKMVSVGYTYISPLGIYSQKLKSPKDLPQGAKVAVPNDPSNENRALLLLAAQGVIKLKSGVGTNGVNATPLDVSDNPKKLKLVELDAAQLARSLPDVAAAVINTNYALAAGLQPTRNAIALEDIHSPYANIIAVRTQDKDKPWVKKLVAAYQSEEVRQFMKNEFKGAMVPSF; this is translated from the coding sequence ATGTCTAACTTCTCTGGTTTCTCTTTTCCCGCCCTCCGTAAAGCGCTGTCCATCGCGGTAGCCACGCTCGGCATCGTGGCATCGGGCGCTACGATGGCGCAGGAGCAGACCCTGCGCGTCGGCACCGTCAGCGGCCCGGACGCGCAGGTCTGGCAGGTAGTGCAAAAGGCCGCCAAGCGCCAAGGGCTCAACATCAAGGTCGTCGAGTTCAACGACTACGTGCAGCCCAACGCCGCGCTCGACGCCGGCGACCTCGACGCCAACAGCTTCCAGCACCAGCCCTACCTGGACAGCCAGGTGAAGCAGCGCGGCTACAAGATGGTCAGCGTGGGCTACACGTATATCTCCCCGCTGGGCATCTACTCGCAAAAGCTGAAGTCACCCAAGGACCTGCCGCAAGGCGCCAAGGTCGCCGTGCCCAACGACCCCTCCAACGAAAATCGCGCGCTGCTCTTGCTGGCCGCGCAAGGCGTGATCAAGCTCAAGAGCGGCGTCGGCACCAACGGCGTCAACGCAACGCCGCTGGATGTCAGCGACAACCCCAAGAAGCTGAAGCTCGTCGAGCTCGATGCCGCGCAACTGGCGCGCTCACTGCCCGACGTGGCAGCGGCGGTGATCAACACCAACTACGCGCTCGCCGCCGGCCTGCAGCCGACCCGCAACGCCATCGCGCTGGAAGACATCCACAGCCCGTACGCCAACATCATCGCGGTACGCACGCAGGACAAGGACAAGCCGTGGGTGAAGAAGCTGGTCGCCGCCTACCAGTCGGAAGAGGTGCGGCAGTTCATGAAGAACGAGTTCAAGGGCGCGATGGTGCCGTCGTTCTGA
- a CDS encoding DUF1656 domain-containing protein: MSGEVDVYGVFVPSLLAWMLVAFVITACARAVLARVGFYRLVWHRSLFNLALYVIVLGGIVHLVYRLQS; this comes from the coding sequence ATGAGCGGCGAAGTCGACGTCTATGGTGTGTTTGTCCCGAGCCTGCTGGCGTGGATGCTGGTGGCGTTCGTGATCACGGCTTGCGCGCGCGCCGTGCTGGCGCGTGTGGGTTTTTATCGGCTGGTCTGGCACCGGTCCCTGTTCAATCTGGCGTTATATGTGATCGTCCTGGGCGGCATCGTCCACCTGGTCTATCGGCTGCAGTCATGA
- a CDS encoding FUSC family protein, with the protein MVSWPTGRDWIFSLKAFAAAMLALFIALYLGLPRPYWAMASVYIVAHPLTGATRSKALYRVLGTLLGAAASVAIVPPLVNAPVLLMAAVALWTGILLYVALLHRTPRSYVFMLAAYTLPMVALPSVSDPGGVFDIAVARAEEICLGILCASIIGSTIFPAKVATVLGQKSGQWLADAALWATDMLSAHLAAKVSRHHSRHRLAADILALDQLISHLSYDAESAARVKHAQELRGRMTMLLPVLSSLASVVDALHQHAAGIPQRLSRNMALVSAWISAGAQAPLPALQLSPDAPIADAGLEPGSAGPDWHAALAATAEGRLRELMELWQDCVSLQRRIGAAAPEGDWAPVFQRWGVGAARHYDHGMLLFSTATTALAIFSMGMVWIWTGWADGAGAVALGAVSCCFFAAMDEPAPMIRSFFRWNVVCLVLATIYLFVVLPNAHDFEMLVLMFAVPYLIIGVMMAQPRLALIAMPLAVVTANDIGIQGAYNADFNAFFNGNVAGIAGILFALVWTLVARPFGTKAAVRRLVRASWGDIARNATGREPGEHAHLRARMLDRLAQLVPRLAASEDETTGDGFTEVRVELSTLALQRELSALAPEHQHSVRRVLQGIASYYQARLDARADTPPQVLRDRLGKAIRKVASRADHASREAFAALVEMHVALFSAAPAAMSAAGAQPAGQAADPMSKQASNKQ; encoded by the coding sequence ATGGTTAGCTGGCCCACCGGACGGGACTGGATCTTTTCCCTCAAAGCCTTTGCTGCGGCCATGCTGGCGCTGTTCATCGCGCTGTACCTCGGCCTGCCGCGCCCGTACTGGGCCATGGCCTCCGTGTATATCGTGGCGCATCCGCTGACCGGCGCGACGCGTTCCAAGGCGCTGTATCGCGTGCTTGGCACGCTGCTTGGCGCAGCCGCATCCGTGGCCATCGTGCCGCCGCTGGTCAATGCGCCGGTGCTGCTGATGGCTGCGGTGGCGCTATGGACCGGCATCCTGCTCTATGTCGCGCTGCTGCACCGTACGCCGCGCAGCTATGTGTTCATGCTGGCGGCCTATACGCTGCCGATGGTGGCCTTGCCCTCGGTGAGCGATCCCGGGGGCGTGTTCGATATCGCCGTGGCGCGGGCCGAGGAGATCTGCCTGGGCATCCTGTGCGCGAGCATCATCGGCTCGACCATCTTCCCCGCCAAGGTAGCCACGGTGCTCGGCCAGAAATCCGGCCAGTGGCTGGCAGACGCCGCGCTGTGGGCCACCGATATGCTCTCGGCCCATCTGGCCGCGAAGGTGTCGCGCCATCACAGCCGCCATCGCCTGGCCGCCGACATCCTCGCGCTCGACCAACTGATCAGCCATCTCTCCTACGACGCCGAGAGCGCCGCGCGCGTGAAGCACGCGCAGGAGTTGCGTGGCCGCATGACGATGCTGCTGCCCGTGCTGTCGTCGCTGGCCTCCGTGGTGGATGCCTTGCACCAGCACGCCGCCGGCATTCCGCAACGTCTGTCGCGCAATATGGCGCTGGTGTCGGCGTGGATCAGCGCGGGCGCGCAGGCGCCGCTGCCGGCGTTGCAGCTATCCCCGGATGCGCCCATCGCCGACGCCGGCCTGGAGCCCGGCAGTGCCGGGCCTGACTGGCACGCGGCACTGGCCGCCACCGCCGAGGGCCGCCTGCGCGAGCTGATGGAGTTGTGGCAGGACTGCGTATCGCTGCAGCGCCGTATCGGCGCGGCGGCACCGGAGGGCGACTGGGCGCCGGTGTTCCAGCGCTGGGGCGTGGGCGCCGCACGCCACTACGATCACGGCATGCTGTTGTTCTCCACCGCCACGACGGCGCTGGCGATCTTCAGCATGGGCATGGTGTGGATCTGGACGGGCTGGGCGGATGGTGCCGGCGCGGTCGCGCTGGGCGCGGTGTCGTGCTGCTTCTTTGCCGCGATGGACGAGCCGGCGCCCATGATCCGCTCGTTCTTCCGCTGGAACGTGGTGTGCCTGGTGCTCGCCACCATCTACCTGTTCGTGGTCCTGCCGAACGCGCACGATTTCGAGATGCTGGTGCTGATGTTCGCGGTGCCTTACCTGATCATCGGCGTGATGATGGCGCAGCCGCGGCTCGCGCTGATCGCCATGCCGCTGGCCGTGGTCACGGCCAACGATATCGGCATCCAGGGCGCCTACAACGCCGACTTCAACGCCTTTTTCAATGGCAACGTGGCCGGCATCGCCGGCATCCTGTTCGCACTGGTGTGGACCCTGGTGGCGCGGCCGTTCGGGACCAAGGCCGCGGTGCGGCGGCTGGTGCGCGCCAGCTGGGGCGACATCGCCCGCAACGCCACCGGGCGCGAGCCGGGCGAGCACGCGCACTTGCGTGCCCGCATGCTGGACCGCCTGGCGCAACTGGTGCCGCGGCTGGCGGCCAGCGAGGATGAAACCACCGGCGACGGTTTTACCGAAGTGCGCGTGGAGCTCAGCACGCTGGCGCTGCAACGCGAACTGTCCGCGCTGGCGCCGGAGCACCAGCACTCGGTGCGCCGCGTGCTGCAGGGCATCGCCAGCTACTACCAGGCACGCCTGGATGCCCGTGCCGACACGCCGCCGCAAGTGCTGCGCGACCGGCTGGGCAAGGCGATCCGCAAGGTTGCCTCGCGCGCCGACCACGCTTCGCGCGAAGCCTTCGCCGCGCTGGTGGAGATGCACGTCGCGTTGTTTTCGGCAGCACCCGCGGCGATGAGCGCGGCTGGTGCCCAGCCCGCAGGCCAGGCGGCAGACCCAATGAGCAAGCAAGCGAGCAACAAGCAATGA
- a CDS encoding efflux transporter outer membrane subunit: MNTLRKALLPALVTLLFAACTTVGPDYHVLDNAAVKAEAANGPLLGTNNPAVSIAEVPDGWWRLYDDPKLDQLVQQALVANTDLRVAAANLKRAIAVYHEVEAENLPEAKLSASAERGQIAGEPLLKEEKIPAMNFGDVGFKVSYLIDFFGKLARADEAALAGAQASQAALDQARVGVVAETVRAYVQGCAATHELTVAEHQLELQRRGVELARKMVDAGRGQPVDLLRSQAQADVLRAALPRFKAEQEGAAYRLAVMLGKPPSATSQAEYACHEEPRLRQALPVGDGAALLKRRPDVRQAERELASATAKIGVATADLYPSIRIGASAGFTGILDHLGQAPTAHWGYGPLITWNIPTSGTRARIHGTEAGAEAALAHFDGVVLKALRETQSALSSYTRELERTQALRDARDKANEVARQNRQLYQAGRSPYLSSLDADRTLASTEASLAASESQVALDQINLFLALGGGWQNAPKVESRTMSE, encoded by the coding sequence GTGAACACGTTGCGCAAAGCCCTGCTGCCGGCACTGGTGACGCTGCTGTTTGCTGCCTGCACCACCGTCGGTCCGGACTACCATGTGCTCGACAACGCCGCCGTGAAGGCGGAAGCGGCCAACGGCCCGCTGCTCGGCACGAACAATCCCGCCGTATCGATTGCCGAGGTGCCCGATGGCTGGTGGCGCCTGTATGACGATCCCAAGCTCGACCAACTGGTGCAGCAGGCGCTCGTCGCTAATACCGATCTGCGCGTGGCAGCGGCCAACCTGAAGCGCGCCATCGCGGTCTACCACGAGGTGGAGGCGGAGAACCTGCCGGAAGCCAAGCTCTCCGCCAGCGCGGAGCGCGGGCAGATCGCCGGCGAGCCGCTGCTCAAGGAAGAGAAGATCCCGGCGATGAACTTTGGCGATGTCGGCTTCAAGGTTTCCTACCTGATCGACTTCTTCGGCAAGCTCGCGCGCGCCGATGAGGCGGCACTGGCCGGCGCGCAAGCCAGCCAGGCGGCGCTCGACCAGGCACGCGTTGGCGTGGTGGCCGAGACCGTGCGTGCCTACGTGCAGGGCTGCGCCGCGACGCATGAACTCACCGTGGCCGAGCATCAACTGGAGTTGCAGCGCCGCGGCGTCGAACTGGCCCGCAAGATGGTCGATGCCGGGCGCGGGCAGCCGGTGGACCTGCTGCGCTCCCAGGCCCAGGCCGACGTGCTGCGCGCTGCCTTGCCGCGCTTCAAGGCCGAGCAAGAGGGCGCGGCGTACCGGCTGGCGGTGATGCTGGGCAAGCCGCCCAGCGCCACCTCGCAGGCCGAGTACGCCTGCCACGAAGAACCCAGGCTGCGCCAGGCGCTGCCTGTGGGCGACGGCGCCGCGCTGCTCAAGCGCCGGCCCGACGTGCGCCAGGCCGAGCGCGAACTCGCCTCCGCCACGGCCAAGATCGGTGTCGCCACGGCGGATCTGTATCCGTCCATCCGCATCGGTGCCTCCGCCGGCTTTACCGGCATCCTGGATCACCTCGGGCAAGCGCCGACCGCGCACTGGGGCTATGGTCCGCTGATCACCTGGAACATCCCGACCAGCGGCACGCGCGCCCGCATCCACGGCACCGAAGCCGGCGCCGAAGCAGCACTCGCCCACTTCGATGGCGTGGTGCTCAAGGCGCTGCGTGAAACGCAGTCGGCGCTGAGCAGCTATACGCGGGAGCTGGAGCGCACCCAGGCGCTGCGCGATGCTCGCGACAAGGCCAATGAAGTCGCACGGCAGAATCGCCAGCTCTACCAGGCCGGCCGCTCGCCGTACCTGTCGAGCCTGGACGCTGACCGCACGCTGGCCAGCACCGAGGCGTCGCTGGCGGCGTCGGAAAGCCAGGTGGCGCTGGACCAGATCAATCTCTTCCTTGCGCTGGGCGGCGGATGGCAAAATGCGCCCAAGGTCGAGTCGCGCACGATGAGCGAGTGA